One window from the genome of Pseudomonas frederiksbergensis encodes:
- a CDS encoding LysR family transcriptional regulator, translating into MMTLRQIRHFIAVAETGSISAAAQTAFISQSTLTLAIQQLEEEIGVSLFNRHAKGMTLTHQGHQFLRQAHLILATVDNAKRSLQQSTDQVAGQVTIGVTSLVAGYYLADLLTRFQRAYPNVAIRVMEDERPYIEHLLVSGEIDVGVLILSNLEDRHALQTEVLTHSPHRLWLPAQHPLLEHDSIHLADVAREQLIQLNVDEMDRNAQRLWRGVGLQPQVTLRTASTEAVRSLVAAGLGVSIQPDMTYRPWSLEGDIIEARPIADLNQTLDVGLAWRRGTARPASVDPFLAVAREQSHSGRKPSI; encoded by the coding sequence ATGATGACCTTGCGCCAGATCCGCCATTTCATCGCGGTGGCCGAGACCGGCTCGATCTCTGCCGCTGCTCAGACCGCATTCATTTCCCAATCCACCCTGACCCTGGCGATCCAGCAACTGGAAGAGGAAATCGGTGTCAGCCTGTTCAACCGCCACGCGAAGGGCATGACGCTGACCCATCAGGGGCATCAGTTCCTGCGCCAGGCCCATCTGATCCTCGCCACTGTCGACAACGCCAAGCGCAGCCTGCAGCAGAGCACTGACCAGGTGGCCGGCCAGGTGACCATCGGCGTGACCAGCCTGGTCGCCGGCTATTACCTGGCGGACCTCCTGACCCGTTTCCAGCGCGCCTACCCCAATGTGGCGATCCGGGTGATGGAGGACGAACGCCCTTATATCGAGCATCTGTTGGTCAGCGGCGAGATCGACGTCGGCGTGCTGATCCTCTCCAACCTGGAGGACCGCCACGCCCTGCAGACCGAAGTGTTGACCCACTCCCCCCATCGTTTGTGGCTGCCGGCCCAGCACCCATTGCTTGAACACGACAGCATCCACCTGGCGGATGTCGCCCGGGAACAACTGATCCAATTGAACGTCGATGAGATGGATCGTAACGCGCAACGCCTGTGGCGCGGCGTCGGCCTGCAACCGCAAGTCACCTTGCGCACCGCGTCCACCGAAGCAGTGCGCAGCCTGGTGGCGGCTGGCCTGGGCGTTTCGATCCAACCAGACATGACCTACCGCCCCTGGTCGCTGGAAGGCGACATCATCGAGGCTCGCCCTATCGCCGACCTCAACCAGACACTGGATGTCGGGCTGGCCTGGCGCCGGGGAACCGCCCGGCCGGCCTCGGTCGACCCGTTCCTGGCCGTTGCGCGGGAACAATCCCATAGTGGACGCAAGCCATCGATTTAA
- a CDS encoding methyl-accepting chemotaxis protein, translating into MKNWTLRQRILASFAVIIAIMLLMVVVTYSRLLKIESSEQEVRTDAVPGVYYSSMIRGGWVDSYVKTQQLVGLSGQREITAEDQALYQGYEKHLREEIQNYQKLIEDPADQASFDEFEVNHQDFNKALAKVLDLYQRKEYEGARLALEKELTPAWLGGRVHLNQIIERNRELAEQASLTIGRAVTGAEVAMGLSFLVAVLVAVLCGLLLMRAIMGPMNRIVEILEIMRSGDLSRRLNLARKDEFGAVETGFNDMMAELTSLVSQAQRSSVQVTTSVTEIAATSREQQATATETAATTTEIGATSREIAATSRDLVRTMTEVSTAADQASVAAGSGQQGLARMEETMHSVMGAADLVNAKLAILNEKAGNINQVVVTIVKVADQTNLLSLNAAIEAEKAGEYGRGFAVVATEVRRLADQTAVATYDIEQMVREIQSAVSAGVMGMDKFSEEVRRGMAEVQQVGEQLSQIIHQVQALAPRVLMVNEGMQAQATGAEQINHALVQLGDASSQTVESLRQASSAIDELSQVAVGLRSGVSRFKV; encoded by the coding sequence GTGAAGAACTGGACGTTGCGCCAACGCATCCTGGCGAGTTTTGCCGTGATCATCGCCATCATGCTGCTGATGGTGGTTGTCACGTACTCCCGGTTGTTGAAGATCGAGTCCAGTGAACAGGAAGTGCGTACCGACGCCGTGCCAGGGGTGTATTACAGCTCCATGATCCGGGGCGGCTGGGTCGACAGCTACGTCAAGACCCAGCAACTCGTCGGCCTTTCCGGCCAGCGGGAAATCACCGCCGAAGACCAGGCGCTCTACCAGGGTTATGAAAAACACCTGCGTGAGGAAATCCAGAACTATCAAAAACTCATCGAGGACCCGGCGGACCAGGCTTCGTTCGATGAATTCGAAGTCAACCACCAGGACTTCAACAAAGCCTTGGCCAAGGTGCTGGACCTCTATCAGCGCAAGGAATACGAAGGCGCAAGGCTGGCCCTGGAAAAAGAACTGACGCCTGCATGGTTGGGTGGTCGTGTGCACTTGAACCAGATCATCGAGCGTAATCGTGAGCTGGCAGAGCAAGCCTCCCTGACCATTGGCCGTGCGGTGACGGGCGCCGAGGTCGCCATGGGCTTGTCGTTCCTGGTCGCGGTGCTCGTCGCCGTGCTGTGCGGCTTGTTGTTGATGCGCGCGATCATGGGGCCGATGAACCGCATCGTCGAGATTCTCGAGATCATGCGCAGCGGCGACCTGAGCCGACGCCTGAACCTGGCCCGCAAAGACGAATTCGGCGCCGTCGAAACCGGCTTCAACGACATGATGGCCGAGCTGACTTCCCTGGTGTCCCAGGCCCAGCGCTCTTCCGTGCAGGTCACCACATCGGTCACCGAGATCGCCGCTACATCCCGGGAGCAGCAGGCCACGGCCACCGAAACCGCCGCCACCACCACTGAGATTGGCGCGACATCCCGCGAAATCGCCGCTACGTCCCGCGACCTGGTTCGCACCATGACCGAAGTGTCCACCGCCGCCGACCAGGCCTCGGTGGCGGCCGGCTCGGGCCAGCAAGGCCTGGCGCGCATGGAAGAAACCATGCATTCAGTGATGGGCGCGGCCGACCTGGTCAACGCCAAACTGGCGATCCTCAACGAGAAGGCCGGCAACATCAACCAGGTGGTGGTGACCATCGTCAAGGTCGCCGACCAGACTAACCTGCTGTCGCTCAACGCCGCCATCGAGGCCGAGAAGGCGGGCGAGTACGGTCGCGGTTTTGCCGTGGTCGCCACCGAAGTGCGGCGGTTGGCCGACCAGACCGCCGTCGCCACCTACGACATCGAGCAGATGGTCCGCGAGATCCAATCCGCTGTGTCGGCCGGTGTGATGGGCATGGACAAGTTTTCCGAAGAAGTACGCCGTGGCATGGCCGAGGTACAGCAGGTGGGCGAGCAGCTGTCGCAGATCATCCATCAGGTCCAGGCGCTGGCGCCGCGGGTGCTGATGGTCAACGAGGGCATGCAGGCCCAGGCCACCGGGGCCGAGCAGATCAACCACGCCTTGGTGCAACTGGGCGATGCCAGCAGCCAGACCGTGGAATCCCTGCGCCAGGCCAGTTCCGCCATCGACGAACTCAGTCAGGTGGCCGTGGGACTGCGCAGCGGCGTTTCGCGTTTCAAAGTCTGA
- a CDS encoding chemotaxis protein CheW yields MGEPEARRGAAPAARQTLFLVFCIGNERYALQAIDVVEVLPRLPLKPIARMPSWVAGIFAWRGVVVPVIDLCALTFGQDAEARTSTRLVLVHYRPQGQETGQVLGLILEQATDTLRCDPADFKPYGLDNRQAPYLGPVREDAQGMLQWVRVNDLLDESVRAMLFPSPPLSLDGFEERP; encoded by the coding sequence ATGGGCGAGCCAGAAGCCCGCCGTGGCGCCGCGCCGGCGGCCCGGCAAACGTTGTTCCTGGTGTTCTGCATCGGTAACGAGCGCTACGCCCTGCAAGCCATCGATGTGGTGGAAGTGCTGCCGCGCCTGCCGCTCAAGCCGATTGCCCGGATGCCGTCCTGGGTGGCCGGCATATTTGCCTGGCGCGGGGTCGTGGTGCCGGTGATCGATCTGTGCGCCCTGACCTTCGGCCAGGACGCCGAGGCGCGCACCAGTACCCGGCTCGTGCTCGTGCATTATCGGCCGCAGGGGCAGGAAACCGGACAGGTGCTGGGCTTGATATTGGAACAGGCCACCGACACCTTGCGCTGCGATCCGGCGGATTTCAAACCCTATGGCCTGGACAACCGCCAGGCGCCTTACCTCGGTCCGGTACGCGAAGATGCCCAAGGCATGCTGCAATGGGTGCGGGTCAATGATTTGCTCGACGAGTCGGTTCGCGCAATGCTGTTTCCCTCGCCGCCGCTGAGCCTCGATGGCTTCGAGGAACGGCCATGA
- a CDS encoding protein-glutamate O-methyltransferase CheR: MNNDQRFFDFLKERIGLDVTSVGTAIIERAVRQRVLAVPGRTTDEYWQSLQHSAQEQQALIEAVIVPETWFFRYPESFATLARLATRRLADIKHLRALRILSLPCSTGEEPYSITMALFDAGLGAHQFKVDAMDVSPLSVDKARQARYGRNSFRGADLGFRERYFNAEDEGYRLDERVREQVRLQVGNLLDPALLVNEAPYDFVFCRNLLIYFDQPTQQQVFEVLKRLTHQDGVLFIGPAEGSLLGRLGMRSIGIAQSFAFSRQGAPEPQPLPALMPTPLPIRQPPPRVVPPVMRPRPFASAVRPIAEAKNNDAATLLASIAALANGGKSVEARAACEEYLRSHAPNAQVFYWLGLLSDMAGNALQAQGFYRKALYLEPQHAEALVHLAALLASQGDAAGARRLQDRAARSGRTANSEHKR; the protein is encoded by the coding sequence ATGAATAACGACCAGCGTTTTTTCGATTTCCTCAAGGAGCGCATCGGCCTGGACGTGACCTCCGTCGGCACCGCCATCATCGAGCGGGCCGTGCGCCAACGCGTGCTCGCCGTCCCCGGGCGAACCACCGACGAGTATTGGCAGTCCCTGCAGCATTCTGCGCAGGAGCAGCAGGCGCTGATCGAGGCCGTGATCGTCCCGGAAACCTGGTTCTTTCGTTACCCTGAATCCTTCGCGACGCTGGCCCGACTGGCCACCCGGCGCCTCGCCGACATCAAGCACCTGCGCGCCCTGCGCATCCTCAGTCTGCCGTGCTCCACGGGCGAAGAACCGTATTCGATCACCATGGCGCTGTTTGACGCGGGCCTCGGGGCCCATCAGTTCAAGGTCGATGCCATGGACGTCAGCCCCCTGTCCGTCGATAAAGCCAGGCAAGCGCGTTACGGCAGGAACTCCTTCCGGGGCGCCGACCTCGGCTTTCGTGAACGGTACTTCAACGCCGAAGACGAGGGCTATCGCCTCGACGAGCGCGTGCGCGAACAGGTGCGCCTGCAAGTGGGCAACCTGCTTGATCCGGCCTTGCTGGTAAACGAGGCGCCTTATGATTTCGTCTTTTGCCGCAACCTGCTGATCTATTTCGACCAGCCGACCCAACAACAAGTGTTCGAAGTCCTCAAGCGCCTGACCCATCAGGACGGCGTTCTGTTCATCGGCCCCGCCGAAGGCAGTCTGCTGGGACGGCTAGGCATGCGCTCGATCGGCATCGCCCAGTCATTCGCGTTCAGCCGCCAGGGCGCCCCCGAGCCGCAGCCGCTGCCGGCATTGATGCCGACGCCATTGCCGATTCGCCAGCCGCCGCCACGGGTTGTTCCGCCCGTCATGCGGCCTCGACCCTTCGCCAGCGCCGTAAGGCCGATTGCCGAGGCGAAAAACAACGACGCCGCGACGCTGCTGGCCAGTATTGCCGCCCTCGCCAACGGCGGGAAAAGCGTCGAGGCCCGTGCGGCCTGCGAAGAATACTTGCGCAGCCACGCACCCAACGCCCAAGTGTTCTATTGGCTGGGGCTGCTCAGCGACATGGCGGGCAATGCGCTCCAAGCTCAGGGTTTCTATCGCAAGGCGCTGTATCTTGAGCCGCAACACGCCGAGGCCCTGGTGCACCTGGCGGCGCTGCTGGCTTCCCAGGGAGACGCGGCCGGCGCCCGTCGATTGCAGGACCGCGCGGCCCGCAGTGGGCGCACGGCAAACAGTGAGCACAAACGATGA
- a CDS encoding hybrid sensor histidine kinase/response regulator, translated as MTPDQMRDASLLELFSLEAEAQVQVLSTGLLALERDPTQADHLESCMRAAHSLKGAARIVGVDAGVSVAHVMEDCLVSAQERRMVLRAEHIDALLQGTDLLTRIATPGNNVGAEDIEAYVALLGRLLDPSAPTAAPPRIGIPVEPVRVEMPDFASMEPGEPVARKKRVTEDGERVLRVTAGRLNSLLDLSSKSLVETQRLKPWLATMQRLKRQQSGGLRALEDLNVHLKDHALSLQAQEALNDARRLLAETQQVLVQKIAELDEFAWQGSQRAQVLYDTALACRMRPFADVLSGQVRMVRDLGRSLGKQVRLEIEGEKTQVDRDVLEKLEAPLTHLLRNAVDHGIEMPEQRLSAGKPAEGLIRLRASHQAGLLVLELSDDGGGVDLERVRRTIVERGLSPEQTAASLSEEELLAFLFLPGFSLRDKVTEVSGRGVGLDAVQHMVRQLRGAVVLEQTAGEGSRFHLEVPLTLSVVRSLVVEVGGEAYAFPLAHIERMCDLAPDDIVQVEGRQHFWYEGRHVGLVAATQLLNRPVTPNSGQALKVVVIREREVIYGVAVERFIGERTLVVLPLDERLGKVQDISAGALLDDGSVVLIVDVEDLLRSVEKLLDTGRLERIARQNEAQAPRKRILVVDDSLTVRELERKLLLNRGYDVAVAVDGMDGWNALRSEEFDLLITDIDMPRMDGIELVSLLRRDSRLQSLPVMVVSYKDREEDRRRGLDAGADYYLAKASFHDDALLDAVVELIGGARA; from the coding sequence ATGACCCCCGATCAGATGCGCGACGCCTCGCTGCTGGAACTGTTCAGCCTGGAAGCCGAAGCCCAGGTCCAGGTGTTGAGCACCGGCCTGCTGGCTCTGGAGCGTGACCCGACTCAGGCCGATCACCTGGAGTCGTGCATGCGCGCGGCCCATTCGCTCAAGGGCGCGGCGCGAATTGTCGGGGTCGATGCCGGGGTCAGCGTGGCCCACGTGATGGAGGATTGCCTGGTCAGTGCCCAGGAAAGGCGGATGGTGTTGCGCGCCGAACATATCGACGCCTTGCTCCAGGGCACTGACCTGTTGACCCGCATCGCGACGCCTGGCAACAACGTCGGAGCCGAGGATATCGAGGCCTATGTCGCCCTGTTGGGGCGCCTGCTGGACCCGTCGGCACCAACGGCCGCGCCGCCGCGGATCGGAATACCCGTCGAGCCCGTGCGCGTCGAAATGCCTGATTTTGCGTCCATGGAGCCCGGCGAGCCGGTCGCTCGAAAAAAACGTGTCACCGAAGATGGCGAGCGGGTCTTGCGGGTCACGGCGGGCCGCCTCAACAGCCTGTTGGACTTGTCGAGCAAGTCCCTGGTGGAAACCCAGCGCCTCAAGCCTTGGCTGGCGACGATGCAACGCCTCAAGCGCCAGCAAAGCGGTGGCCTGCGCGCCCTTGAAGATTTGAACGTGCATCTCAAGGATCACGCCTTGAGCCTCCAGGCCCAGGAAGCGCTCAACGATGCCCGACGCCTGCTGGCCGAAACCCAGCAAGTGCTGGTGCAAAAGATCGCTGAGCTGGACGAATTCGCCTGGCAGGGCAGCCAGCGCGCCCAGGTACTGTACGACACGGCGTTGGCCTGTCGCATGCGACCGTTTGCCGATGTGCTCTCGGGCCAGGTGCGGATGGTCCGTGACTTGGGCCGCAGCCTCGGCAAACAGGTGCGCCTGGAAATCGAAGGGGAAAAAACCCAGGTCGATCGTGATGTCCTGGAGAAGCTCGAAGCGCCCCTGACTCATCTGCTGCGCAATGCCGTGGACCACGGTATCGAAATGCCGGAGCAGCGGCTGTCGGCCGGCAAGCCCGCCGAAGGGCTGATTCGCCTGCGCGCCTCACACCAGGCCGGCCTGTTGGTGCTGGAACTGTCGGACGATGGCGGCGGCGTGGACCTGGAGCGGGTGCGCCGAACCATTGTGGAGCGAGGGCTTTCTCCCGAGCAGACCGCCGCCAGCCTGAGCGAAGAAGAACTGCTGGCGTTTTTGTTCCTGCCGGGCTTCAGCCTGCGGGACAAGGTCACCGAGGTGTCCGGCCGCGGTGTCGGCCTGGATGCGGTCCAGCATATGGTCCGCCAGTTACGCGGTGCGGTGGTGCTGGAGCAGACGGCGGGCGAGGGCAGTCGTTTTCATCTCGAGGTGCCGCTGACGCTTTCGGTGGTGCGCAGCCTGGTGGTGGAAGTCGGCGGCGAAGCCTACGCCTTCCCGCTGGCCCACATCGAACGCATGTGCGACCTGGCGCCCGATGACATCGTCCAGGTCGAGGGCCGCCAGCATTTCTGGTACGAAGGCCGGCACGTGGGCCTGGTTGCAGCGACGCAATTGCTCAACCGTCCGGTCACGCCCAACAGTGGCCAGGCCCTTAAGGTCGTGGTGATCCGCGAGCGGGAGGTGATCTATGGCGTGGCGGTGGAGCGGTTCATCGGTGAGCGCACGCTGGTGGTCCTGCCCCTGGATGAGCGCTTGGGCAAGGTCCAGGATATTTCCGCCGGTGCCTTGCTCGACGATGGCTCGGTGGTGTTGATCGTCGACGTCGAGGATCTGCTGCGCTCGGTGGAAAAGTTGCTCGACACCGGGCGACTGGAGCGGATCGCCCGGCAGAACGAGGCCCAGGCGCCGCGCAAGCGGATCCTCGTCGTCGACGACTCCCTGACCGTGCGTGAACTGGAGCGCAAGCTGTTGCTCAATCGCGGTTATGACGTGGCGGTGGCCGTGGACGGCATGGACGGCTGGAATGCGTTGCGCTCGGAGGAATTCGACTTGCTCATCACGGACATCGACATGCCGCGCATGGACGGTATCGAGCTGGTGTCGTTGCTGCGGCGCGACAGCCGCCTGCAATCGCTGCCGGTGATGGTGGTTTCCTACAAGGATCGCGAAGAAGATCGCCGCCGTGGCCTGGATGCCGGCGCGGACTACTATCTCGCCAAGGCAAGTTTCCATGACGACGCCTTGCTCGACGCCGTGGTCGAATTGATCGGAGGAGCACGCGCTTGA
- a CDS encoding chemotaxis protein CheW: MSGSASYNVTHDDAQAIDDCWNRIGVHGNKSCPLLAEHIHCRNCSVYSAAATRLLDRYALRQDDHDRAHAPVDSDVVTRSLLMFRLGEEWLGLSTRSLVEVAPVQAIHSLPHQRSRALLGVANVRGALVACLSLVELLGLEPGSATSSGGRIMPRMLIVAAQGGPVLMPVDEVDGIHAIDERILAGASQSKGKYTRGVLPYKGRSLRWLDEEQLLAAVSRSLS, encoded by the coding sequence ATGAGCGGTTCGGCTTCCTATAACGTGACCCATGACGATGCCCAGGCCATCGATGACTGCTGGAACCGCATCGGCGTCCATGGCAACAAGTCCTGCCCGCTGCTGGCCGAGCATATCCATTGCCGAAACTGCTCGGTGTACTCGGCCGCCGCCACACGCTTGCTCGACCGTTACGCCCTGCGCCAGGACGATCATGACCGGGCCCACGCTCCGGTGGACAGCGATGTCGTCACTCGCTCGTTATTGATGTTTCGCCTCGGCGAAGAGTGGCTCGGCCTGAGCACCCGCAGCCTGGTGGAAGTGGCGCCAGTGCAGGCTATCCATTCGTTGCCCCACCAGCGCTCGCGCGCCCTGTTGGGCGTGGCGAACGTGCGCGGCGCCCTGGTGGCCTGCTTGTCGTTGGTGGAGCTGCTGGGGTTGGAGCCGGGTTCGGCGACGTCCTCCGGTGGACGGATCATGCCACGCATGCTGATCGTCGCCGCGCAGGGCGGGCCGGTGCTGATGCCGGTGGATGAGGTGGACGGCATTCATGCCATCGACGAACGCATCCTGGCCGGCGCTTCGCAATCGAAGGGCAAATACACCCGTGGCGTGCTGCCCTACAAAGGTCGCAGCCTGCGTTGGCTGGATGAAGAGCAACTGTTGGCCGCCGTGTCCCGGAGCCTGTCATGA
- a CDS encoding tellurite resistance TerB family protein has translation MNTRGLLDLLLKSGQEMLQNKAGGSQGKSSSGGLGGLLGGSGNLGGMLSGAGGGALAASAMGMLLGNKKARNFGGKALAYGGLAALGVIAYKAYGNWQAQQGSAPKTEPQTLDRVPAGQVEQHSQAILKALVAAAKADGHVDDRERQLIEGEFTKLDNDQELQQWLHAELNKPLDPTDVARAASTPEIAAEMYIASVMLVDQENFMEKSYLDELARQLKLEPGLKAELEKQVRQAAA, from the coding sequence ATGAACACCCGTGGATTGCTCGATCTGTTACTCAAGTCCGGTCAGGAAATGCTGCAGAACAAGGCCGGTGGTTCACAGGGCAAGTCATCATCCGGTGGCCTGGGCGGGTTGCTCGGCGGCTCCGGTAACCTGGGCGGCATGCTGTCCGGCGCGGGAGGCGGGGCATTGGCGGCGAGTGCCATGGGTATGCTGCTGGGCAACAAGAAAGCCCGCAACTTCGGTGGCAAGGCCTTGGCCTACGGTGGGCTGGCTGCCCTGGGCGTGATCGCCTACAAGGCTTACGGCAATTGGCAGGCCCAACAGGGCAGCGCGCCGAAAACCGAACCGCAGACCCTGGATCGCGTCCCGGCGGGGCAGGTCGAGCAGCACAGCCAGGCGATTCTCAAGGCCCTGGTCGCGGCGGCCAAGGCTGACGGCCATGTGGACGACCGCGAGCGGCAACTGATCGAAGGCGAATTCACCAAGCTTGATAACGACCAGGAACTGCAACAATGGCTGCATGCCGAGCTCAACAAACCGCTGGACCCCACGGATGTGGCCCGCGCCGCAAGCACGCCGGAAATCGCCGCCGAAATGTACATTGCCAGCGTGATGTTGGTGGACCAAGAGAATTTCATGGAGAAGTCCTACCTGGACGAACTGGCGCGGCAATTGAAGCTGGAGCCAGGGTTGAAGGCAGAGCTGGAGAAACAGGTGCGCCAGGCGGCTGCCTGA
- a CDS encoding diguanylate cyclase domain-containing protein, whose product MNDLQLDDFKRDENAAMVLLVDDQAMIGEAVRRGLSNEQNIDFHFCSDPHQAIAHAVRIKPTVILQDLVMPGLDGLSLVREYRNHPATRDIPIIVLSTKEDPLIKSAAFGAGANDYLVKLPDNIELVARIRYHSRSYMMLLQRDAAYRALRVSQQQLLDTNLVLQRLMNSDGLTGLSNRRHFDEYLELEWRRALRDQSQLSLLMIDVDYFKSYNDNFGHLEGDEALRKVATAIREACSRPSDLPARYGGEEFALVLPGTSPGGARLMAEKLRQSVVALKIPHATPDGGENLTISIGIATFTPQQGGDSRQLISAADKGLYLAKHNGRNRVGVE is encoded by the coding sequence ATGAATGATTTACAACTCGACGATTTCAAGCGCGATGAGAATGCCGCCATGGTCCTGCTCGTCGACGACCAGGCGATGATCGGCGAGGCGGTACGACGCGGGCTGTCGAACGAACAGAACATCGATTTCCACTTCTGCTCCGACCCCCACCAGGCGATCGCCCACGCGGTGCGCATCAAGCCGACGGTGATCCTCCAGGACCTGGTGATGCCAGGCCTCGACGGCCTGAGCCTGGTACGCGAATACCGCAATCACCCGGCCACCCGAGACATCCCGATCATCGTCCTGTCCACCAAGGAAGACCCGTTGATCAAGAGCGCGGCGTTTGGTGCAGGGGCCAACGACTATCTGGTCAAGTTGCCGGACAACATCGAACTGGTGGCGCGCATTCGCTATCACTCACGTTCCTACATGATGCTGTTACAGCGCGACGCGGCTTATCGTGCCCTGCGGGTGAGCCAGCAGCAGCTGCTCGACACCAACCTGGTGCTACAACGATTGATGAATTCCGATGGTCTGACCGGGTTGTCCAACCGGCGGCACTTCGATGAATACCTGGAGTTGGAGTGGAGAAGGGCGCTGCGGGATCAGTCCCAGTTGTCGTTGCTGATGATCGACGTGGATTACTTCAAATCCTACAACGACAATTTCGGTCACCTGGAGGGCGACGAAGCCCTGCGCAAAGTCGCCACGGCCATCCGCGAGGCGTGCAGTCGCCCCTCCGACCTGCCGGCCCGCTATGGCGGCGAGGAGTTCGCCCTGGTATTGCCCGGCACCTCGCCTGGCGGCGCCCGGCTGATGGCGGAGAAACTGCGCCAGAGCGTCGTTGCCCTGAAAATTCCCCATGCCACGCCCGACGGCGGCGAGAACCTGACCATCAGCATCGGCATCGCGACCTTCACGCCCCAGCAGGGCGGCGACAGCCGGCAACTGATCTCGGCGGCGGACAAAGGGCTGTACCTGGCCAAACACAATGGCCGTAATCGGGTTGGGGTTGAATAA
- a CDS encoding chemotaxis response regulator protein-glutamate methylesterase produces the protein MKIAIVNDMPLAVEALRRALALEPAHQLVWVAANGAEAVQRCHEYTPDLILMDLFMPIMDGVEATRRIMADTPCAIVIVTGDSRQNVHQVFEAMGHGALDVVDTPALGVGKPEDAAAPLLRKIANIGWLIGDRGGRDHAAPAAHRASASRKSLVAIGSSAGGPAALEALLKGLPRDFAPAIVLVQHVDEVFAAGMAEWLSGVSGLNVRLAREGEAPQGGTVLLAGTNHHLRLLKNGTLAYTAEPVNEIYRPSIDVFFESVARFWSGDAVGVLLTGMGRDGAQGLKLMRQQGCVTIAQDQQSSAVYGMPKAAVAIDAATQVLALDRIAPRLVEIFTQ, from the coding sequence TTGAAGATCGCCATCGTCAATGACATGCCCCTGGCGGTCGAAGCCCTTCGCCGCGCACTGGCGCTGGAGCCGGCGCATCAGTTGGTGTGGGTCGCCGCCAACGGTGCCGAGGCGGTGCAACGTTGTCACGAATACACGCCGGACCTGATCCTGATGGACCTGTTCATGCCGATCATGGATGGCGTGGAGGCGACCCGGCGGATCATGGCCGACACACCGTGTGCCATCGTGATTGTCACCGGTGACAGCCGGCAGAACGTCCACCAGGTGTTCGAAGCCATGGGCCATGGCGCCCTGGACGTGGTCGACACGCCGGCCCTGGGCGTCGGCAAGCCCGAAGACGCCGCGGCACCGCTGCTGCGCAAGATCGCCAACATCGGCTGGCTGATCGGTGATCGTGGTGGCCGCGACCACGCCGCGCCGGCTGCGCATCGGGCATCGGCGTCACGCAAGAGCCTGGTGGCGATCGGGTCGTCGGCGGGTGGCCCGGCCGCATTGGAGGCACTGCTCAAGGGATTGCCGCGGGATTTTGCCCCGGCCATCGTGCTGGTCCAGCATGTCGACGAGGTGTTTGCCGCCGGCATGGCCGAGTGGCTCAGCGGCGTGTCGGGGCTCAACGTCCGCCTGGCCCGCGAGGGTGAGGCGCCGCAAGGCGGGACGGTGCTGCTGGCCGGGACCAACCACCATCTGCGCCTGTTGAAAAACGGCACGCTGGCCTACACCGCCGAGCCGGTCAACGAGATCTATCGGCCCTCCATCGATGTGTTTTTCGAGAGTGTCGCCCGTTTCTGGAGCGGTGATGCGGTGGGCGTCTTGCTCACCGGCATGGGGCGCGACGGTGCGCAAGGGCTTAAACTCATGCGCCAGCAGGGCTGCGTGACGATCGCCCAGGACCAGCAGAGCAGCGCGGTGTATGGCATGCCCAAGGCAGCGGTCGCCATCGATGCGGCAACGCAGGTCCTTGCGCTGGATAGAATAGCGCCACGCTTGGTGGAGATTTTCACCCAATGA